A genomic region of Glycine max cultivar Williams 82 chromosome 15, Glycine_max_v4.0, whole genome shotgun sequence contains the following coding sequences:
- the LOC100811482 gene encoding LOW QUALITY PROTEIN: NADP-dependent malic enzyme (The sequence of the model RefSeq protein was modified relative to this genomic sequence to represent the inferred CDS: inserted 1 base in 1 codon) has translation MATIGGGFGNYLCLPITIDVGTNNXKLLNDEFYIGLRQKRASGQEYSELLQEFMTVVKQNYGEKVLIEFEYFANHNSFELLAKYGTTHLVQGTASVVLAGVVAALKLINGNLANHTFLFLGAGEAGTGIAELIALEMSKQTKTPIEETRKNIWLVDSKVVEKKS, from the exons ATGGCTACAATTGGGGGTGGCTTTG GCAATTACTTGTGTTTGCCTATTACGATTGATGTGGGGACAAACA GAAAATTACTAAATGATGAGTTTTACATTGGGCTCAGACAAAAGAGGGCAAGTGGACAG GAATATTCtgaactcttgcaagagttcaTGACTGTTGTCAAGCAAAACTATGGAGAAAAAGTTCTTATTGAG TTTGAATATTTTGCAAACCACAATTCTTTTGAATTGCTTGCAAAATATGGCACAACTCATCTTGTTCAG GGGACCGCATCTGTCGTTCTTGCTGGGGTCGTGGCAGCCTTGAAGCTCATTAACGGTAATTTGGCTAACCACACATTCTTGTTCCTTGGGGCTGGAGAG GCAGGAACTGGAATAGCAGAACTAATAGCTCTTGAGATGTCAAAGCAG ACAAAAACACCTATAGAGGAGACTCGCAAGAACATATGGCTTGTAGACTCAAAGGtagtagaaaaaaaatcatga